One Cellulomonas taurus genomic region harbors:
- a CDS encoding ABC transporter ATP-binding protein — protein MTTTEAIATARGLVKTYGAGEAAVRALDGVDVDFERGRMTAIMGPSGSGKSTLMHCMAGLDRVDAGEVIVDGEPVSRMRERELTKLRRTRLGFVFQAFNLVPTLTALENITLPLDIARRPVDKDLLAQVVEAVGLSDRLSHKPGQLSGGQQQRVACARALVTRPAVVFADEPTGNLDSTSSGEVLGFLRRSVEDLGQSVVMVTHDPTAASYAHRVLFLADGRLVAEVVDPTPETVLHTLGSLTSQRTATEIAL, from the coding sequence ATGACCACGACAGAGGCGATCGCGACAGCGCGCGGCTTGGTGAAGACCTACGGTGCCGGTGAGGCCGCCGTGCGCGCCCTCGACGGCGTGGACGTCGACTTCGAGCGCGGGCGGATGACCGCGATCATGGGACCGAGCGGTTCGGGCAAGTCGACCCTGATGCACTGCATGGCGGGCCTGGACCGAGTGGACGCCGGTGAGGTGATCGTCGACGGCGAACCGGTGTCCCGGATGCGGGAGCGCGAGCTGACCAAGCTGCGGCGCACCCGGCTCGGCTTCGTGTTCCAGGCGTTCAACCTGGTGCCGACCCTGACGGCGCTGGAGAACATCACGCTGCCGCTGGACATCGCCCGCCGACCGGTGGACAAGGACCTGCTCGCGCAGGTGGTCGAGGCGGTGGGTCTGTCCGACCGGTTGTCGCACAAGCCGGGGCAGCTCTCCGGTGGTCAGCAGCAGCGGGTCGCGTGCGCCCGCGCTCTGGTCACCCGCCCCGCCGTGGTCTTCGCCGACGAGCCGACCGGCAACCTGGATTCCACCTCCTCCGGTGAGGTGCTCGGCTTCCTGCGTCGCTCGGTGGAGGACCTCGGACAGTCGGTGGTGATGGTCACCCACGACCCCACCGCTGCCTCCTACGCGCACCGGGTGCTCTTCCTCGCGGACGGTCGACTGGTCGCCGAGGTCGTGGACCCGACGCCGGAGACCGTGCTGCACACCCTCGGTTCGCTCACCTCGCAGCGCACCGCGACCGAGATCGCCCTCTGA